AAGTGCGCTCCGACGAGGTTGAGTAACCCAAACTGCTGCCTACTGTTTTCAGAGTACATTGAGATTAGCGAACGCAATTATAACAGCAGGCTTTGCTCGGAACTTACTACACCGCAGGTACGGATTCGATGTTTTTCAATTAAGAGAATTATCTCAAATCTAATCATGTCAAATTTTGATAATACTTGCTCATTCCTAGGGCATAAATTAAGCCTGCTTTGATTTCAGTCTTCAGATATAGATGCCCTCACCACCGCCGACTTATAGCAGGCAGTGCAAAGGTTGCAGGAGCGCCAGTCGTCTTTTAAACTTGTAAACCTTGAGGCAGGCGAACGGTGAAACAACTACCAGAACCCAGTTGACTGGAAACTGAAATATTGCCCTGATGATTTTGGGCGATTGCTAGAGCGAGGGATAGTCCCAATCCCGAACCGCCTTGCCAATAAGAACGCGATGAATCGGCTCGCCACAGTCGCTCGAAAATTTTATCGAGATGTTCGGCTGCGATACCAACGCCGGTATCGATAATCTCGATTACAATCTCAAGATTTTCAACGGAACTCTTGATTTCAATTATACCGCCAGCAGAAGTATAATGAATGGCATTTTCGATTAAGTTTGCGAATAAACGCTGAAGTTGAGAGGCATCGCCGTGAAGAGAAGGAATTTTACCTAAGTTTGTTTTTAAAGTAATATTTTTACTTTCTGCTTGAGGTTGATAGAGCGAGATTAAGGATGTTAAAAGAGTTGAGAGCTTGACGGGTTTCCAGTTACCGTTGGGAGTGCGATCGTTGCGGGCGAGGAAGAGCAAATCTTCGCTTAAACGGGTCATTTGTTCGGTTGCTGAAGCGATCGCGGTAAACTTTTCAGCATCGGCTTCTCGCATTCCTTGAGGATATTTAAGGGCAACCGCAGCGTTAGTTTTAATTGCCATTAAAGGACTGCGAAGTTCGTGGGAAGCATCAGCGGTAAATTGTTGGAGGCGTTGAAAACTTTCCTCAATGGGCTGCATTGCTTGTCGCGTCAACCAAAATCCGCCTAAACTGCCTAGAATTAAAGCGCTGAAAATGCCGCCACTCAAACCTAAATCTAATTTGCGAAGGGTTTCATCGAGTTCTTCGAGGGATTGGGCGACTCTAATGTAACCGATTTCCTTTTCTTCGTCGCGCTCGACCATTATTAGCGTGACAGCGAGGAGGCGATTTTCTCCATCTTGAATTTGGACGGTTTTATTGAGGGAAAAAGGCAAGGAAATCGAGAGTTTTCCTTGTTGGGCGAGGAAAGTTCCCTGTCGGTCGAACCATTGTAAGGCGCGATCGCGCACGATGAATTCGGCAAGGGGAAAATCGCTTTCTAACGTCACTTTGTCCCCTTCGACTTCGGTGTTCGCTGCGATACTTTCGCCGACAACCCTGAGTTGTTCGCTCAACTGTTGGGTTAAGCTGCGAACGAAAACGATGCGAACCGCGATCGCAAAAATGCTCAGTAAGGAAAAGAGAACGAGGCTGTAAGAGAGCAACAGGCGGTTGCGAATTGTTTGAAACATCCTTCAATCGCTCTCTATCTTCAAGCGGTAGCCCATTCCGTAAACCGTTTCGATTAACTCCTTTGGGCTTCCCGCTGCGGTCAATTTTTTGCGTAAATTCGCGATATGAGTTTTTACCGTTCCTTCCCCAGAAGTGCGATCGAATTCCCAAAGTTTATCCAAAATTGCCGATCGCGTTAAAACTCGTTGGGGATTTCTTAAAAAGTATTCGACAATCGCATACTCTGTCGGCGTTAAATCTAAGTTCATACCTCGATAGCGGACTGCCAACGTTTGCGGATCGAGTTGCAGTCCGCCGTAACTCAAGATTTCCGGGCGAATCTCAGCGCTTCGACGCAATAAGGCTCGAATTCTCGCCGCTAGTTCGTCTAATTCAAAAGGTTTGACTAAATAATCGTCCGCTCCTGCATCCAATCCTAAAACTTTATCAGCCGTCGTATCCTTAGCGGTCAGCATGATAATTAAAGCCGGAGATTGGGCGGCTCGCAAGCGCTGACACAGCGCAATCCCATCCAGTTTGGGCAACATTAAATCGAGAAGAATTAGATCGTACTCTGCGCCGAGGGCATAATCCCACCCTTGCAGTCCATCGCTCGCTAAATCGACCGCATGATTTTGATGTTTGAGGTCTTCGGCTAAGGGCTTAGCAATACGATTGTCGTCTTCTACAATTAAAATCCTCATGAATCGAGCTTTCTACAGATAAGACGCTAGCTCTAATGATTTTATCGTGCTAAAACCCCTCTAAAGTTGCATTGCGCCAATAGACTCATCCCCCATCAGTCTTGCTTGACGATTTAAATTTACTGGTAGAAAATCCACCGAGCTAAGCATATTTTTTTACCCGGTGAATTCTCGTTGACAGCGATTCGAGCTTTGTCCTGAATGGGTGCATTGAAGGCAGTAAAGGGAAGATAACCCGATATTTTCTCAGTCCCCGCTCTTGCTGTGTCGCGATGAATCCAGCCGCTCTTCCACCCGATGTTAACCTCCAAGCGTACCAACGCTTGCAACTGGCGCTGATGTTAGGATTGCGCCGACAAATTTCGATCGCGGTTTGCGATAACGTCCAATTGCGCGATCGCCTTGCAGAACGCTTGCAGAAAGATGTAGAAATTCCGCGCTTGCGCCCGCCGTTAGTCAGCTTGGAACTGAGCTTAGAAAATCCGGCGTTTTTGACGCAAATCGGACAGTGGCTCAAAGCTCATCCCGAATATCAAACCGCAAAAGTCCCGCCGACATTTCAAATGCTCGGCATTGAAGGACTCACGCGACAACCAGCGAGCAACCAGCAGCGCTTTCTGCGCCACCTGCAAGCAATTGCGCGCTATCTGCCGCAATTAAATGTCAATTTGTTGTTGTGGCTGTCGCGTCCTTGGTTGAATACGGTGCGGCAGTCTGTGCCGGAGTTTTGGCGATGGCGCACGGGGGTGTTTGAGTTCTCGGGAGAGGTGAATGTCCCGCCAACGGTAAGAGGGGCGCTCTCGGTTCTCAAGCAAAGCATTCAGATGCCAGAACGTTCGGAGCAGGAGCATTTTGAGATTGCGCTCCCACTCTCTCGGGAAGGCGACTTTCCGCTGATTCGTTTAGTCCGAAGCGCGCCGCCCGGAGTGCGGGAAGAAAAGGCGCGAGCGAAGGAACGCGAAGCGGTAGCGCTGCTCGTGAAAGAGTCAGAACGCCCCATTGAAGCGGCAAGCGTGGCAACGGCGGTACGAGTTGCGGCGACGGATGGGGGTAGTAACGGCAACAGCAACGGCAATGGCAATGGTAATGTTAATGTTAATAGTGCGCTCTTACCCTTGAGTTTGCGCGATATCGAACAATTGGAACGCGAGCAATCGGAATCGCCGGAAATTCTGGCGGCGGCGTATTTCGATTTGGGCGATCGCTATCGGGATGCGATCGCGCAGGGAGCGACGACGCTGGAAACGCTCAGTACCGCCATTCAAGCCTACGAACGCGGTTTGCAATGGTCGGATGATGAGTTTGCTTCCTTACCGGATATTCTCAACGATTTGGGCAATTTTTATTGGATGCGATCGCGCCATTGGCAGGATTTACAGCCCGCCTTTGCCGATTTAGAACAATCGGTTCAATATTATCGCGATGCCCTCGAACGAGTCGGAGAACCCGAAACCGCGCCGCAACAGTATGCCAAAGTTCAAAATAATCTGGGCGCGGCTTATAGCGATTTGGCGCGCTACGGCGACAATACGGAGAATTTACAACGCGCGATCGCCGCTTACGAAGAGGCGGTGCTATACCGTCCGCGCGATCGCGATCCCCAAAAATACGCTTCTACGCAGAATAATTTGGGAGCCGCTTACTGGCATTTAGCGCAACATAAGAATAGTGCTGCGAATTTGCGCGCCGCGATCGCTGCCTACAATGAAGCATTAGCACAATACGATCCCGCTACTGCATCCATGCAATGGGCGATGATTCAAAATAATCTCGGTACGGCTTATTGGAATCTCGCGCAGCACGTCGAACCGGACGTTTTCTTGAAAAAGGCGATCGACTGCTATCAAGCTAGCTTGCAGTTTCGGACTTCGCAAGCCGCCCCTGCTGCCTGTGCCGCCACGCAAAATAATTTGGGGACGGCTTACTGGCATTTTAGTTTGACAGATGGCATTGATTCAGACCAACAAAAAGACTATTTACATCGGGCAATTTCTGCTTACTCGATTGCGATTTCTATTGCAGAAGAATTAAGCCAGAAACAACCGCCGACTTTCGTTAATTTTGATTTAGTTTCAACTTATAATAACCTCGGTGCTGTCCGCCTTCAATTAGCGACAAATGAAGAATTTCACTTACCTGCTCCCTTACAGCAAGAGCAGCTAGAAGCCGCCTTGAAGGTCTATCTCAAAGCATTATCGATCGCAACTTTGCCCGGAGATGCCTACGAGATGTGTTTCAATGGCATTGTTAGAGCGGTGCGGATTTTCTATCAAACCGGAGGATTAGCCGCTCAAAACCGCGCTCTTGCTCTCATTCCTTCCCAGTTATTACCCTCACTTTTACCCCAGTTATAAGCTTGTAATTCGTAGTTTTTAATTCGTAATTCGTAATTCGTAATTCGTAATTCAGAGTTCAGAGTTCGGAGTTCGGAGTTCGTAACTCACGCTTCATCACTCGTAATTCCCAATTCCCAATTCACCCTTCATCACTCATAATTCATAATTCATAATTCACGCTTCATCACTCATAATTCATAATTCATAATTTACTTTTAACCTTCCGTTAAACTAAACGTGCTAACTTACCTGTGTTCGTGTCCTGCTGCCCCATTCATCATCTGTTGTTCCAAACTCTCAAAACGCGACAAGTAATATCGTTTATGCTTTTTTTAACACGCTCAAAACAAAAATTGTTTTTGGCTCCTGTCTTGACTGCAACATTGGCGCTCGCAGCCTGCGGTGGTGGGACGACAACGACAACCCAAAGTCCTGACGCAGGTGGCAGTTCGGCAGAAAGTCCGGGTGCAACTCCTGTAGCGAAGGGCGGCGATGCTTCGGCTTCCTTAACGGGAGCGGGTGCAAGTTTCCCCGCGCCGCTTTATCAACGCTGGTTTGCCGACTACACGAAAGTAAACCCGAATGTCAAAGTTGCTTATCAATCTGTCGGCAGCGGTGCGGGCGTAGAACAATTTACGAAGGGAACGGTAGACTTCGGCGCTAGCGATGTAGCGATGAAAGACGACGAAATCGCTAAAGTCCAAAAAGGAACCGTGTTATTGCCGATGACGGCGGGCAGTATCGTCCTCGGTTATAACTTAAAAGATATCCCCGACCTCAAGTTATCTCGCCAAGTTTACGCCGATATCTTACTCGGAAAAATCAAGAAATGGAACGATCCGGCGATCGCGAAAATTAACGAAGGTGCTAAACTTCCCGATAAAGATATCACCGTTGTTTACCGTTCCGATGGTAGCGGGACGACGGGCGTATTTACCAAGCACATGAGCGCGATTAGCGAAGAGTTTAAAACAAAAGTCGGCGATGGCAAAACCGTGCAATGGCCCGTCGGCATCGGTGCGAAAGGGAACGAAGGCGTAACCGCTCAAATTTTGCAAACAGACGGCGCGATCGGTTATGTTGAGTATGGCTACGCTAAGCAGCAAAACATTTCGGTTGCGAGTTTAGAAAATAAAGCCGGTAAATATATTAAACCGTCTGATGAGGCGGCGAAAGCGACCTTATCAGCTGTAGAACTTCCGGAAAACTTGCGTGCTTTCATTACCGATCCTGAAGGCGATTCTTCCTATCCAATTGTGACCTACACTTGGGTTATGGCTTATAAGAAATACGACGATCCGGCAAAGGCAAAAGCGATTAAGGAAGTTTTGAATTGGGCTTTAACTGACGGTCAAAAAGTCGCGCCGGAGTTGGGCTATATTGCTCTCCCCGATAACGTGGTGACGAAAACAAAAGCTGCTTTAGAGAGCATTCAATAAATTCCTATTCAAAGCTCCTCTGACTCGGTAGAGATCGAAAGGAGCAGGTTACTTTCAACTTTAGTTGAATTGCTCGTTGACTGCGGACAAAATTTTCATTTTGTCCGTATTTTTTTGGGTGAATTTAGAGGCTTCCTCAGTCAAGTTTCCCCAGGAGGTAAAACTCCGTGAAATCATTCCGTTATCAATTGTCCATTGTCCATTATCAATTATTCAATACGTTATCCATTGTCAATTATTGAGCAAACCCTAACGCTTTGTTACGCCTCGCCTCTCAGCCTGCAAGCTTTCACTCTAAGGTAATGTAAAGAAATGTTGCGATCGCGCGCGATCGCAAGAACTGCGAAATGACCGAATACCGCGCTAATGATAAGCTAACAAATGCACGAAAAAAGTTTATAAAAGGTGGAGTTAATATGGCGGGGTTGACCCAGGAACCTCTATTGTTGCGAGTTGCGCGCGGCGAAACGGCCGATCGCCCTCCAGTCTGGATGATGCGTCAGGCGGGGCGGTATATGAAGGTGTATCGAGATTTACGCGATAAATATCCCAGTTTCCGGGAGCGCTCGGAAAACGCGGACTTAGCGATCGAGATTTCCTTGCAACCCTGGCGCGCCTTCCAACCGGACGGCGTAATCATGTTTTCCGATATCTTAACGCCCTTACCGGGACTGGGCATCCCGTTTGATATTGTGGAGAGTAAGGGGCCGATTATCGAGTCTCCGATTCGCACTCAAGAACAAATCGATCGCCTCCACGACTTCGATCCCGAAACCGACCTCCCTTTTATTAAAACGATTTTACAAAGCCTACGCGCAGAAGTCGGAAACCAAGCCACGGTCTTGGGTTTCGTCGGTGCGCCTTGGACGCTAGCCGCCTACGTTGTCGAAGGAAAGAGTTCTAAGACGTACTCGGTTATCAAGCAGATGGCGTTCTCCCAACCGGAGCTACTGCATCAATTATTAAGCAAGTTTGCCGACGCGATCGCGAATTACGTGCGCTATCAAATCGATTGCGGCGCGCAAGTCGTACAGTTATTCGACTCCTGGGCGGGACAACTCTGCCCGCAAGACTACGAAACCTTCGCCCTGCCCTACCAGCAACAAATCGTGCGGCAAGTGCGAGAAACTCACCCCGATACGCCGTTAATTCTGCTGATTTCCGGCAGTGCGGGCTTATTGGAACGAATGGGCAAATCCGGAGTCGATATCATTAGCGTAGACTGGACGGTGGATATGGCAGAAGCGCGCCAGCGCTTGGGACGCAACATGAAAGTACAGGGGAATATGGATCCCGGCGTACTGTTCGGCTCCCAAGATTTTATCCGCGATCGCGTTCTCGATACCGTTCGCAAAGCCGGACGCAGCGGTCACATCATGAACCTCGGACATGGCGTTCTTCCGGGAACTCCCGAAGAAAACGTCGGTTTCTTCTTTGAAACCGCTAAACAGGTTGACAAATTGCTCGCCGTTCCCGTTTAAATTAGGAAGTTAAAGATTGGAGAGCGGCGATCGACCCGAGAAAAAATTATGACTCGGTTCATCTCCCTCTCCAATCTCCAATCTCAAACCAGAAATCCCTATGACTGCTAAGCGGATTTTTATCACGGGGGCAAGTGGCTGCATCGGTCACTATATTGCCGAAACCCTGATTCAAAATACCGACCACGAACTCTTTTTGTTGGTCAGAGATCCGAGTAAGCTCAAATTTGACCCAGAAGCCCGCCCGGGCGTAACCGTTCTCAAGGCAGATTTGCGCGATATCGAACAATTTCGCGACATTCTGCAAACCATTGAAGTTGCTATTTTAGCGGCGACAGCTTGGGGCGGTTCTGGAGCCGTTTTCGATGTGAATACGATCAAAACCATTCGCCTCATGAACCTGTTAAATCCGGCAGTCTGCGAACAGGTTCTTTATTTTTCGACCGCCAGCATTCTCAATCGCAATAACGAACTCTTACCCCAAGCCGGACAAATGGGAACGGAATATATTCGTTCTAAGTACGATTGTTTCCGTCAATTGCCCCGCCTCGCGATCGCACCAAAAATCACAATTCTCTATCCTACCCTCGTTCTCGGCGGCGATGCCAACCATCCCTACTCCCATCTCTCTTCGGGTTTAGCCGGAGTCGTGAAATGGATAAACTTAATTCGCTTCTTTAAAGTCGATGCCGGTTTTCACTTCATCCACGCCAAAGATATCGCCGAAGTCGTTCGCCACCTTACTGAGAATCCCCCCATCGCCGAAATTCCCGGCAGCCTCAGCGAAAAATCGCTCCGCAAAAAAGTGCTGGGCGTTCCCGCCATTACCGTCAACCAAGCCGTCGAAGAAATCTGCGCCTATCTCAACAAGCGCATTTACTTTCGGCTTCCCTTAACAATGGGGTTAGCGAATTTTTTCATTGCACTATTTCGCGTTCAAATGGCTCCTTGGGATCGCTTTTGTCTCAGCTATCGCCACTTCACCCACCAAGATCCCGTCACCCCCAGTACCTACGGACTCCCGACTTATTGCGCTACCTTTGACGACGTTTTGAGAATTCACGGGATTACTCCCGGCGGCGACAAGCAGAGTGGGAGAGTGGGAGATGGAGAGAGTGGGAGAGTGGGAGAGTGGGAGAGTGGGAGAGTGGGAGATGGGGAAGTGGAAAAATCCTTGTCAGTTGAGCCTTCTTTGCCTACTCCGAATTTGGAGTTAGAAGAGCCAAAGTCCCTAGCTGTAACCGATACTTCGCTCCCTACTCCCGATTTGAAGCAAGAAGCGGAAAAATCTTTACCTGTAAGCGCTCCTTCGACGAGCGCACCGATATCGGAATCGAATTCCGCGATCGCATCGTCAGAACCTCTTAGAAATAACAGCCCAGAAACAACGCCAGATATCCCATTAGACGAGTTGCCCTTTCTCGATCCCACCCTTCGCGACGATACCTCCAGCGATGAGGAAAAACTACACCTTTCCGATGAGATAAAAAGCGTGCGGGTAGAGGATTGAAGCAAGACACAAGAACCAAAGCAACAACCGGCTAGAGACTATTCGCTCGAGCTAAACCCTAACACCTTTATCCTAATTTCATGAATAGCTGGGGATTCAGCTTAGTCTGCCAAAAATCTGGGCTTATGGCAACATAACGCGATCGACGCTCTTTATTCAAAAATTCCCGTTATTGACTCAGTTTCAAGGCTTCTAAATCAGCACCGACAATTCTTTCTAAATTTCGCGATATTTTTTCGATTTCCCAGTCCCACCAAGCAATCTCTAATAACTGGACGATAATTTCCTCCGGATATCGCTGGCGGATTAAAGTTGCAGGATTTCCCCCAACAATGCCGTAGGGCGGCACGTCTTTAACAACAACGGATTTCGCAGCAATAATC
This Oscillatoria sp. FACHB-1406 DNA region includes the following protein-coding sequences:
- a CDS encoding ATP-binding protein, whose translation is MFQTIRNRLLLSYSLVLFSLLSIFAIAVRIVFVRSLTQQLSEQLRVVGESIAANTEVEGDKVTLESDFPLAEFIVRDRALQWFDRQGTFLAQQGKLSISLPFSLNKTVQIQDGENRLLAVTLIMVERDEEKEIGYIRVAQSLEELDETLRKLDLGLSGGIFSALILGSLGGFWLTRQAMQPIEESFQRLQQFTADASHELRSPLMAIKTNAAVALKYPQGMREADAEKFTAIASATEQMTRLSEDLLFLARNDRTPNGNWKPVKLSTLLTSLISLYQPQAESKNITLKTNLGKIPSLHGDASQLQRLFANLIENAIHYTSAGGIIEIKSSVENLEIVIEIIDTGVGIAAEHLDKIFERLWRADSSRSYWQGGSGLGLSLALAIAQNHQGNISVSSQLGSGSCFTVRLPQGLQV
- a CDS encoding response regulator transcription factor yields the protein MRILIVEDDNRIAKPLAEDLKHQNHAVDLASDGLQGWDYALGAEYDLILLDLMLPKLDGIALCQRLRAAQSPALIIMLTAKDTTADKVLGLDAGADDYLVKPFELDELAARIRALLRRSAEIRPEILSYGGLQLDPQTLAVRYRGMNLDLTPTEYAIVEYFLRNPQRVLTRSAILDKLWEFDRTSGEGTVKTHIANLRKKLTAAGSPKELIETVYGMGYRLKIESD
- a CDS encoding tetratricopeptide repeat protein, which encodes MNPAALPPDVNLQAYQRLQLALMLGLRRQISIAVCDNVQLRDRLAERLQKDVEIPRLRPPLVSLELSLENPAFLTQIGQWLKAHPEYQTAKVPPTFQMLGIEGLTRQPASNQQRFLRHLQAIARYLPQLNVNLLLWLSRPWLNTVRQSVPEFWRWRTGVFEFSGEVNVPPTVRGALSVLKQSIQMPERSEQEHFEIALPLSREGDFPLIRLVRSAPPGVREEKARAKEREAVALLVKESERPIEAASVATAVRVAATDGGSNGNSNGNGNGNVNVNSALLPLSLRDIEQLEREQSESPEILAAAYFDLGDRYRDAIAQGATTLETLSTAIQAYERGLQWSDDEFASLPDILNDLGNFYWMRSRHWQDLQPAFADLEQSVQYYRDALERVGEPETAPQQYAKVQNNLGAAYSDLARYGDNTENLQRAIAAYEEAVLYRPRDRDPQKYASTQNNLGAAYWHLAQHKNSAANLRAAIAAYNEALAQYDPATASMQWAMIQNNLGTAYWNLAQHVEPDVFLKKAIDCYQASLQFRTSQAAPAACAATQNNLGTAYWHFSLTDGIDSDQQKDYLHRAISAYSIAISIAEELSQKQPPTFVNFDLVSTYNNLGAVRLQLATNEEFHLPAPLQQEQLEAALKVYLKALSIATLPGDAYEMCFNGIVRAVRIFYQTGGLAAQNRALALIPSQLLPSLLPQL
- the pstS gene encoding phosphate ABC transporter substrate-binding protein PstS — its product is MAPVLTATLALAACGGGTTTTTQSPDAGGSSAESPGATPVAKGGDASASLTGAGASFPAPLYQRWFADYTKVNPNVKVAYQSVGSGAGVEQFTKGTVDFGASDVAMKDDEIAKVQKGTVLLPMTAGSIVLGYNLKDIPDLKLSRQVYADILLGKIKKWNDPAIAKINEGAKLPDKDITVVYRSDGSGTTGVFTKHMSAISEEFKTKVGDGKTVQWPVGIGAKGNEGVTAQILQTDGAIGYVEYGYAKQQNISVASLENKAGKYIKPSDEAAKATLSAVELPENLRAFITDPEGDSSYPIVTYTWVMAYKKYDDPAKAKAIKEVLNWALTDGQKVAPELGYIALPDNVVTKTKAALESIQ
- the hemE gene encoding uroporphyrinogen decarboxylase; the encoded protein is MAGLTQEPLLLRVARGETADRPPVWMMRQAGRYMKVYRDLRDKYPSFRERSENADLAIEISLQPWRAFQPDGVIMFSDILTPLPGLGIPFDIVESKGPIIESPIRTQEQIDRLHDFDPETDLPFIKTILQSLRAEVGNQATVLGFVGAPWTLAAYVVEGKSSKTYSVIKQMAFSQPELLHQLLSKFADAIANYVRYQIDCGAQVVQLFDSWAGQLCPQDYETFALPYQQQIVRQVRETHPDTPLILLISGSAGLLERMGKSGVDIISVDWTVDMAEARQRLGRNMKVQGNMDPGVLFGSQDFIRDRVLDTVRKAGRSGHIMNLGHGVLPGTPEENVGFFFETAKQVDKLLAVPV
- a CDS encoding NAD(P)-dependent oxidoreductase encodes the protein MTAKRIFITGASGCIGHYIAETLIQNTDHELFLLVRDPSKLKFDPEARPGVTVLKADLRDIEQFRDILQTIEVAILAATAWGGSGAVFDVNTIKTIRLMNLLNPAVCEQVLYFSTASILNRNNELLPQAGQMGTEYIRSKYDCFRQLPRLAIAPKITILYPTLVLGGDANHPYSHLSSGLAGVVKWINLIRFFKVDAGFHFIHAKDIAEVVRHLTENPPIAEIPGSLSEKSLRKKVLGVPAITVNQAVEEICAYLNKRIYFRLPLTMGLANFFIALFRVQMAPWDRFCLSYRHFTHQDPVTPSTYGLPTYCATFDDVLRIHGITPGGDKQSGRVGDGESGRVGEWESGRVGDGEVEKSLSVEPSLPTPNLELEEPKSLAVTDTSLPTPDLKQEAEKSLPVSAPSTSAPISESNSAIASSEPLRNNSPETTPDIPLDELPFLDPTLRDDTSSDEEKLHLSDEIKSVRVED